A single Vigna radiata var. radiata cultivar VC1973A chromosome 8, Vradiata_ver6, whole genome shotgun sequence DNA region contains:
- the LOC106769835 gene encoding dolichyl-diphosphooligosaccharide--protein glycosyltransferase subunit 2 isoform X1, with protein sequence MATQVTLVASAFLLLLSIPFSTSISHSHRSAAINLFPTSPASLEDAYEALRVFEILGLEEKKTHVSGDACQKVLENLNSASSLKDLFYALKVNNILKCDVNSNALKDIASRLKATVHEPSTLLDIYYSIGGLVLIKDQDSNVDAYLVDVDRVFQSIKALSQSDGRWRYSSDNPEPSTYAAGLAIEALAGVISLESSEIDQSKVNIVKNDIVKLFDVIEKYDDGTFYFDEKFVGGEEQWGSLSATSSVVRGFTSFAAVTSGEINLPGDKILGLARFFLGIGIPGDAKDFFNQIESLAFLETNRISIPLILSLPETVYALTKKGQLKVKVNTVLGSAPPPLTVKLAHAFSTGAKDSAIIDSKELQYDQESGFHVLDAFPKNVDVGTYVFVFEIVLHDSGSEKVYATGGQIHVPIYVTGFIKINNAEITVADSDLGRAQTQKKLDLAGNDVVSLSANHLQKLKFSFQLTTPHGHVFKPQQAFFKMTHETKVEHIFMIGNIGKKFEIILDFLGLVEKLFYLSGRYEIELTVGDAVMENSFLRLLGHLDLDLPKAPEKAARPPPPPVDPYSRYGPKEEITHLFRAPEKKPPQNLSLIFLGLILLPSIGFLVGLLRLGANLKNFPSSTVPATYGILFHVGIAGVLLLYVFFWLKLDLFTTLKAFGLLGAFLVFVGHRILSHIALTSAKLKSA encoded by the exons GTTTGAGATTCTTGGATTAGAAGAGAAGAAGACTCACGTGAGCGGGGACGCGTGTCAGAAAGTGTTGGAAAATCTAAACTCGGCTTCCTCTCTCAAGGATTTGTTCTATGCCTTGAAAgttaacaacattttaaaatgCGATGTTAATAGCAACGCTTTAAAG gATATTGCTTCAAGACTTAAAGCTACTGTTCATGAACCGAGTACTTTGCTTGACATATACTACTCAATTGGAGGCTTGGTTCTTATAAAG GATCAGGACTCTAATGTTGATGCGTATCTTGTCGATGTTGACAGGGTTTTTCAATCAATCAAG GCTCTAAGTCAAAGTGATGGAAGATGGCGCTATAGTTCTGATAATCCAGAGCCTAGTACCTATGCTGCTG GATTAGCAATTGAAGCTCTTGCCGGAGTGATCTCACTAGAATCTTCTGAAATTGATCAGTCTAAG gtcaatatagtgaaaaatgACATAGTAAAGCTTTTTGATGTCATTGAGAAATATG ATGATGGAACCTTTTATTTTGATGAGAAATTTGTTGGTGGAGAAGAGCAATGGGGTTCTCTTTCTGCAACTTCTTCAGTTGTTAGAGGGTTTACTTCATTTGCTGCTGTAACTTCTGGAGAAATAAAC CTTCCAGGGGATAAAATATTGGGTCTGGCAAGATTTTTCTTGGGCATTGGAATCCCAGGAGATGCCAAGGACTTCTTTAATCAAATTGAGTCGTTAGCTTTTCTAGAGACCAACAG GATTTCCATTCCATTAATATTGTCACTCCCTGAAACAGTTTATGCTTTGACCAAGAAAGGCCAGCTTAAG GTTAAGGTGAATACGGTGCTTGGTTCAGCTCCACCACCTTTAACAGTTAAGCTTGCCCATGCTTTTAGCACTGGTGCAAAAGATTCAGCTATTATTGATAGCAAG GAGCTCCAGTATGACCAAGAAAGTGGATTTCATGTCTTAGATGCTTTCCCTAAGAACGTGGATGTGGGAAcatatgtgtttgtttttgag ATTGTGCTTCATGATTCTGGCAGTGAAAAAGTTTATGCAACTGGAGGACAAATTCATGTACCGATATATGTCACTGGATTCATTAAAATCAACAATGCAGAAATCACTGTTGCGGATAGTGATCTTGGACGTGCCCAAACCCAGAAAAA GCTAGATTTGGCTGGAAATGATGTAGTTTCACTCTCAGCTAACCACTTGCAGAAGTTGAAGTTTTCTTTCCAATTGACAACACCTCATGGCCATGTTTTTAAGCCTCAACAG gCATTTTTCAAGATGACACACGAGACAAAGGTTGAGCACATCTTCATGATTGGAAACATTGGCAAGAAGTTTGAGATAATTCTT GATTTTCTTGGCTTGGTGGAGAAACTTTTTTATCTCTCAGGCAGATATGAGATTGAGTTGACTGTTGGTGATGCCGTCATG GAGAATTCTTTCTTACGGCTACTGGGCCATCTCGATTTAGATCTTCCAAAAGCACCTGAGAAAGCAGCCCGTCCTCCACCCCCACCTGTTGACCCTTACTCAAGATACGGGCCGAAAGAAGAGATTACACATTTATTTAGGGCTCCTGAAAAGAAACCACCCCAGAATCTCTCTCTTATATTCTTGGGTTTAATCCTTTTGCCATCCATTGGCTTTTTGGTTGGG TTATTGCGATTGGGAGCGAACCTAAAGAATTTCCCCAGTTCAACAGTGCCTGCTACATATGGGATCCTTTTCCATGTTGGCATTGCTGGGGTTTTGTTACTTTATGTATTTTTCTGGTTGAAG CTGGACCTGTTCACTACACTCAAGGCATTTGGTCTTTTGGGAGCTTTCCTGGTGTTTGTGGGGCACAGAATTCTTTCTCATATCGCTTTGACATCAGCCAAGTTGAAATCAGCATGA
- the LOC106769835 gene encoding dolichyl-diphosphooligosaccharide--protein glycosyltransferase subunit 2 isoform X2: MIGDDRCFHMRSSPYILVSPALSQSDGRWRYSSDNPEPSTYAAGLAIEALAGVISLESSEIDQSKVNIVKNDIVKLFDVIEKYDDGTFYFDEKFVGGEEQWGSLSATSSVVRGFTSFAAVTSGEINLPGDKILGLARFFLGIGIPGDAKDFFNQIESLAFLETNRISIPLILSLPETVYALTKKGQLKVKVNTVLGSAPPPLTVKLAHAFSTGAKDSAIIDSKELQYDQESGFHVLDAFPKNVDVGTYVFVFEIVLHDSGSEKVYATGGQIHVPIYVTGFIKINNAEITVADSDLGRAQTQKKLDLAGNDVVSLSANHLQKLKFSFQLTTPHGHVFKPQQAFFKMTHETKVEHIFMIGNIGKKFEIILDFLGLVEKLFYLSGRYEIELTVGDAVMENSFLRLLGHLDLDLPKAPEKAARPPPPPVDPYSRYGPKEEITHLFRAPEKKPPQNLSLIFLGLILLPSIGFLVGLLRLGANLKNFPSSTVPATYGILFHVGIAGVLLLYVFFWLKLDLFTTLKAFGLLGAFLVFVGHRILSHIALTSAKLKSA; the protein is encoded by the exons ATGATAGGAGATGATAGGTGCTTCCATATGAGATCATCACCCTACATATTAGTTTCACCT GCTCTAAGTCAAAGTGATGGAAGATGGCGCTATAGTTCTGATAATCCAGAGCCTAGTACCTATGCTGCTG GATTAGCAATTGAAGCTCTTGCCGGAGTGATCTCACTAGAATCTTCTGAAATTGATCAGTCTAAG gtcaatatagtgaaaaatgACATAGTAAAGCTTTTTGATGTCATTGAGAAATATG ATGATGGAACCTTTTATTTTGATGAGAAATTTGTTGGTGGAGAAGAGCAATGGGGTTCTCTTTCTGCAACTTCTTCAGTTGTTAGAGGGTTTACTTCATTTGCTGCTGTAACTTCTGGAGAAATAAAC CTTCCAGGGGATAAAATATTGGGTCTGGCAAGATTTTTCTTGGGCATTGGAATCCCAGGAGATGCCAAGGACTTCTTTAATCAAATTGAGTCGTTAGCTTTTCTAGAGACCAACAG GATTTCCATTCCATTAATATTGTCACTCCCTGAAACAGTTTATGCTTTGACCAAGAAAGGCCAGCTTAAG GTTAAGGTGAATACGGTGCTTGGTTCAGCTCCACCACCTTTAACAGTTAAGCTTGCCCATGCTTTTAGCACTGGTGCAAAAGATTCAGCTATTATTGATAGCAAG GAGCTCCAGTATGACCAAGAAAGTGGATTTCATGTCTTAGATGCTTTCCCTAAGAACGTGGATGTGGGAAcatatgtgtttgtttttgag ATTGTGCTTCATGATTCTGGCAGTGAAAAAGTTTATGCAACTGGAGGACAAATTCATGTACCGATATATGTCACTGGATTCATTAAAATCAACAATGCAGAAATCACTGTTGCGGATAGTGATCTTGGACGTGCCCAAACCCAGAAAAA GCTAGATTTGGCTGGAAATGATGTAGTTTCACTCTCAGCTAACCACTTGCAGAAGTTGAAGTTTTCTTTCCAATTGACAACACCTCATGGCCATGTTTTTAAGCCTCAACAG gCATTTTTCAAGATGACACACGAGACAAAGGTTGAGCACATCTTCATGATTGGAAACATTGGCAAGAAGTTTGAGATAATTCTT GATTTTCTTGGCTTGGTGGAGAAACTTTTTTATCTCTCAGGCAGATATGAGATTGAGTTGACTGTTGGTGATGCCGTCATG GAGAATTCTTTCTTACGGCTACTGGGCCATCTCGATTTAGATCTTCCAAAAGCACCTGAGAAAGCAGCCCGTCCTCCACCCCCACCTGTTGACCCTTACTCAAGATACGGGCCGAAAGAAGAGATTACACATTTATTTAGGGCTCCTGAAAAGAAACCACCCCAGAATCTCTCTCTTATATTCTTGGGTTTAATCCTTTTGCCATCCATTGGCTTTTTGGTTGGG TTATTGCGATTGGGAGCGAACCTAAAGAATTTCCCCAGTTCAACAGTGCCTGCTACATATGGGATCCTTTTCCATGTTGGCATTGCTGGGGTTTTGTTACTTTATGTATTTTTCTGGTTGAAG CTGGACCTGTTCACTACACTCAAGGCATTTGGTCTTTTGGGAGCTTTCCTGGTGTTTGTGGGGCACAGAATTCTTTCTCATATCGCTTTGACATCAGCCAAGTTGAAATCAGCATGA
- the LOC106770383 gene encoding uncharacterized protein LOC106770383 — protein sequence MRSYTVNFLKMSTWLFLLVSWVTVVHSCKINKSLYGYKQAHVDHSLFIKSDASKFTTLIIYVDDIVLTGSSMHETAHIKQILHSHFHIKDLGLLKYFLGIEVAHLDARISLCQWKYYLDLLKDSGTTRSKPCSTPMDSALRLHQYSTKPLAYPLSYRRLVGRLLYLTTTRPDITFATQQLSQFMGNPTQMHLRAAMRVLHYLKHNPRKGLMFSRDSPIQILGFSDADWATCVDSRRFVTWYCFFLGNSLISWKTKKQNIVSRPSSEAEYRALASTT from the coding sequence ATGCGTTCCTACACGGTGAACTTTCTGAAGATGTCTACATGGTTGTTCCTCTTGGTGTCATGGGTCACCGTAGTTCACAgttgcaaaataaataaatctctcTATGGATATAAACAAGCTCATGTTGATCATAGCCTTTTCATTAAATCTGATGCGTCTAAATTTACTACTCTGATTATATACGTGGATGACATTGTTTTAACTGGAAGTTCTATGCATGAGACTGCCCACATTAAGCAAATATTACATTCACATTTTCATATAAAAGATCTTggtcttttgaaatattttttgggtataGAAGTTGCTCATTTAGATGCAAGAATCTCCTTGTGTCAATGGAAATACTATTTAGATCTCCTCAAGGATTCTGGTACGACAAGATCCAAACCCTGTTCCACACCCATGGATAGTGCACTTCGTTTACATCAATATTCCACTAAACCTCTCGCCTATCCACTTTCGTATCGAAGACTTGTTGGTCGTCTATTGTATCTTACTACCACACGTCCTGATATCACTTTTGCCACACAACAACTAAGTCAATTCATGGGTAATCCTACTCAGATGCATCTTCGAGCAGCCATGAGGGTCCTTCATTATCTCAAGCACAACCCCAGGAAAGGTTTGATGTTCAGCCGTGATTCTCCTATCCAAATTCTTGGTTTtagtgatgcagattgggcgaCCTGTGTTGATTCAAGAAGGTTTGTTACATGGTATTGTTTCTTTCTTGGAAATTCCTTAATTTCTTGGAAGACAAAGAAGCAAAACATTGTATCTCGCCCATCATCTGAAGCTGAATACCGAGCCCTTGCTTCAACCACTTGA